GTCGAAAGCACGGTCAGTGATTATTCTATGACATATCAATTGTGAAGTGACTGAATCTGGGGAAATCAGTGAATTCATGAGAGTTTTTGTGGAATTTTGTGCAGCTGCTCAGAGAAAAAGTttcaaattttgtaaaattcgTGATTAGTCATGAATTAACAGATAACATCGCCctctctctatttttttttttctcaaagaattgtttatgtttatattaaCCCTCGGGTAATGCTCTGGCGCCTTTCCCTTTACCCCTCGGCCATCCTTAGTGGTAATCATCCTCaagtattaattttcaaaacagATCAGTCGACAATTTGGACATTCAAACACGAACAGAAGAGGAGGAGGTGGTGCAGTGTCCTTCCGTAAATCCACCACCACCGGGGCCACCTCCACCGCCCCTTCCGCCCCTCCTAATACCAAAAGACACATCAGCAACAGTATCATCATCGTCAGCTGTAACGAATAATCACGAAACACCGGAGACCCCGAGGACACCCCAGCCCTTGGCAACAATCAGCATCCAGGACTTAACGAGTGTACAACTTCGCCGTACCAACATCAAGATGCATGCAACAAAGACATTCTCAGCTCCACCACCTCGCAGTGTGTCCATGACCAATGGTAATGATGGGTTCGACGACCGTCATTTCCTGAGACTCTAATTACAGATTAATGTTGTCTTTTATCTTATGCTGTGGCTTCTTACAGTGTCAGAACCCTTTTTCGTCCAGAAAACTGATCTCATAGCTGAGCTTAAACTTGCTAAAGACATCCCAGGAATAAAGAAATTCAAAGTGGAGATGGCCAAGGTGGAGAAGAAACAGGAGCAAAATCTCATATCAGAAATTAGTAAAAGTTTCAGTGTCTCAAATTTTGTTGATCAAGTGAGTAAAATaaagtaataaaattaattcccagAAAACAGGGCATCAGTAATTTGTTGACTAATCGTCGACATGTTGTTTTCTGGGAATCaaaatagaataattaaaataattatgtccATTAAATCATCAGAtaccagagagagacagcgctGGAAATATAATTCCCATTTGGAAGCGGCAAATGCTGGCGAGAAAAGCAGCAGATCGTGCAAAAAAAGAACTGGAGGAGCAAATAGCCCGGGAGAACGAAGAGAAACGACAAAAAGCCATTCCACCGTGGAAGAGGCAATTGTTGGCGAAAAAAGATAATTACGATGAGAAAGAAAAGAAGtaatttattgatatgaaAAATTAGGGTGTTCGACCATACAATGAACTAATAATGTTAAATATTACAGAGCAACCGTAGCAGTCCCTCCTACTCCAGTTGCTCCAGCACCCCCACCAGTTAAAATCGACTTAGTACCTGTTCAAAAAAGGGATGCCCCTGCCGCAACAAGGCCAAAGGAAGTGAAAGTGGAAGAAGAAAAGAAACCAGTACCTACCAGGGACAATGATTCCGACGACGATGCCCCAATTATTCCATGGCGTGCACAATTGCGAAAAACAAACagcaaattaaatattctcgactgattaattaatcagCAGTATAAATTCACTGTCCAAAATCAACACAACAACTGAATGAAGCATTGACCTACTGTTTTATAATATGAATGAGCTCCAgagcaatgaattttcatgattgtGTTTGATCATTCGATTGATCATTCAATATCCTATGTACTTCATCTATATAAGTATATGGACATAATCGACAGAATACTATTAAGATCCATCATCAATGTAAATAAAATGTCAGTTTATCATTACGTTGGGACGTCGTGGTTTTGGATTGAATGAAAATCGATGGAAATTTGAGGGAATCGCTCCTCACTTAAAATCGGTGGTTGTGGCAGGgggtgagggagagagagagacaggagaggaggagggggtggggtgCCTGATGATGATCTCGGGGTATCTGTTGTTCCTCATCCATCAAcgagaaatttttatctcccTTCTGTTCAACCATTCAGCGGTTTCATCTAACATTTGTACAAACGGTCTTCCCCGATGCGCTATAATACTGGCCCGTAAACTTCTTCCTATATATACCTTCGCGCTCTTCAGGACGCGGGCTCAGTCAGTATCA
The window above is part of the Diachasmimorpha longicaudata isolate KC_UGA_2023 chromosome 9, iyDiaLong2, whole genome shotgun sequence genome. Proteins encoded here:
- the LOC135166231 gene encoding proteoglycan 4-like isoform X2 — protein: MDQETNVKVDVHINNGNFKTLSNGNSIKSDIIKDTDHAYEQICIRPEETESVKSIGNKKIHDDVNGSGRLRTSERRFSRSSSGSESSQLSSEIHYSSATSTPPLSRNSSNEHLGKIPKPPELPERNSATPEGEKNSKSSANGPSIVNPPPPPPPPPPPDTDDSSKLNDMSEKMDSKDTKSESESTSSATNKSDVSSEQAHQCLPQAEVVTAVSASCTETEDTKQCQVTHLVNKHMVLPFIPPKFNNAADSNTLLKPSEYLKSICKASGKNTLSKARSVDNLDIQTRTEEEEVVQCPSVNPPPPGPPPPPLPPLLIPKDTSATVSSSSAVTNNHETPETPRTPQPLATISIQDLTSVQLRRTNIKMHATKTFSAPPPRSVSMTNVSEPFFVQKTDLIAELKLAKDIPGIKKFKVEMAKVEKKQEQNLISEISKSFSVSNFVDQIPERDSAGNIIPIWKRQMLARKAADRAKKELEEQIARENEEKRQKAIPPWKRQLLAKKDNYDEKEKKATVAVPPTPVAPAPPPVKIDLVPVQKRDAPAATRPKEVKVEEEKKPVPTRDNDSDDDAPIIPWRAQLRKTNSKLNILD